The DNA segment TTCAATTTCCTGAAATCGAAAGTATGTTTGGGAATAGATGTAATAAAGCCCTGTTTGATGGATGACCAGTTCTCCATTCCTCAAGTGAAAATTTCTTAGGAATGAATGTCCTTTCCTTGATGACTCCCAGGATTTTATTTTCTGGCCCAAAGCCTTTTCACTCTTGGAGCCTGGGTGAAAATTAGACAGAGTTAACAGAAGGGAGATTATAGCAAAGCAATGACTTTGCTTAAAGCTCTGCCCAGCTACTATTTTCGTTGGGCTTACAATAGATTTCAATTTAATATCAAACTTCTTGCACCTTCAATCTTACATGGATTATAAATTCTAGTCATATAGGAATCAGGAGTTACTTGCTTCATTGTGATGTTCTAGAAGTCCCCTGCCTTTCTACAGCTCCTTTACCACTTATACCATGCCTGACACATTCAGCTCTGAGTAGTGTCAAAGGGCATGATCCACTCAATAGCAGTTTTTACTCTAGAGCAGAGATGCTGTCCTAACCccacttcctccttttctgtgCTGGTGAACTCAAATGGACAACCTAGAGGGAGgtgaaaaagaaacataattgATTTCCTTAAGCCTAGAGTTCAGGACTTCTTGCTACTTCTTCcagtattttgagttttgtagTTCTCCAAAGTCAAAGATGACACCCAAGTAGAAGGCatctttaattcaaaataaaaggcaCAAATTTGGACAAAGGAggctatatttatttatttcttttttacttttttattcttttatttttacagactgcattttgactcattgtacacaaatgggatacaacttttcatttctatggttgtacgcgATGttgagtcacaccattcgtgtaatcacacatgtacatagggtaatgatgtctgtctcagtccactgcctttccttcccccacaccccacctcatttccctctacaccatccaaagttcctccactctAGGAAGTTATATTTAAAGATTCTCAGGTCCCTGGATCTTTAACTCTCAAAGATTTTGAGTGAAAAAAAGTcctataaaaataaggaaattttaaaacactggtttcttctttctgattagtgcaaaattttgcttttttaagagCTTAAAACAATTATTGAATTTATTGATGGATAGCAAATTTTAGCATTGTAATAATTATCTCACTTGTGGACAGAACATgtgaattatttctaaaacatgaCTTTAGGAATACCAAGGACACAACTGCTCAGAAAAACCAACAACCCTCCTAAACAACATTTTCATCTCTTAAATGATACTGAAATTTCTTTAACTAGGATAAAACCCTTCCTAAAGATGATTGTTTATTGAGTACTCACAGGAGACCAGACAGTTTGCATATGTTACTATTAATCTGCACCACTTTATGAGTTAAGGATGATCTCTATTTTGCATGTGAAGAAACTAAAACTTGATTTGCTTAAATAATTTGCTCTAAACATATATGTAGGTGAAAAGGAGCTGGGATATTTACACTTGAGCATTTACACTGTTAAACCCATGCATGTCCTACAGCACTACATTGACACCTGGTCCTACAGAAAAAACTGAACTGAACATATTCAGGTAAACTGTGTGGCACTAATTTGGGTACACTGTATGACACTGACATTTTTGTGAATGAAATATGTTCACATGTTGGCAATGTCCTAAGGCCCTGAGGAGTGCCTAGTGATTGACAGTAAAGTGCATGATGTAGAGCCTTGCAAGAGAAGGGAGATTTGACATGTGTTTGCAAAGAAGGAAAATGCAGTGCCattgaaggggagagggagggggagagaggagggagagagagagagagagagagagagagagagaaagagagagagagagatcgaaagagagagagagagagagatcactttaccaaagaagaaaaaaagcaaaaaatggaAGCCTAGGAATCTCAAAGACAAAGTTCTCCCCTTCATGTTTTTTCCCAAGGCCAGTTTTGTCACAGCAGTAATTGAGATCTTTGTAATTTTGCTTCCGAAAACAGTGAATCTGAAACTTGATTATTATGAGCATTTTGTAGAttgtcatataaatattttaggtagAAAGTAAACAAATTAATTCCTTGGAACAATTCTTCTATTGGCTGTCCTTAGGTCAGATGttatttttcagtgctaggaTCAAACCAGGGCTGTATGCATGCTGGGCttgggctccaccactgagctacattccaaccCTAAATCAGatggttgttgttttttcttaCCTGGATCTAAGAATGTGCTGCTTCTCCGAGTGGTCCCTGTTATGTGAGCTGCTACTCTCTGAGGTCTTCTTTCTAAGGAAGAAATACTTCcttgtttttctaaaagaaaaatggcaaagaCTCATCAGAACTTATCAAACTAGTTCTCAAGTATGTTCTGCTCACAGAGGCTGTCAGTCAGGCATCGTAAGCACATTGGGCTTCCAAAATTGATTCTAGGGGTTTCATAAAAACAGTTCATATTTTAGTAGGATGATCAATCTACTTCAACTGTGTTTGATTTGAAAAGTACTTCAGCTAGAAAGAATGAGCACTAACACAGATTATAATTTATCAGCATCTCAGAGGTAACGtccaagtaaaataaaacaaaatgcaacaaacaagccaaaattttaaaaagactgtggACTTCTAATAATCCTGCTGACTGACTTAAAGTATGCAAAAACCATATACTGACAAATTTCCTGTTTGAgttatatatggaaaaaattgGAGTGGTACCATGTTTTTCATCTCAATTGTCTTTTCCTCTTTGCTAGGCACTACTGATTCtaaaggagtggaataactgttGTCTGTAGATGCTACAAACTGGTATCTAAACAGTCGTCCCCAAACCCCCTTTCACTTCCACAAAAGAAATAGGAATTGACATGCTGGTCCAAGATTCAGTTCAAGAATATGTAAGTTGCTGATCATAACAAACAAATAAGATTTATTGACCACCAACCAAAGTACTTTAGagcaacctaaaaaaaaaatccaaaggctaCTCTCTTTCAAAAAATCAGTTCCAAATGTGCTAACATTGGTTGTTAAGATAAATTGTATTCTTTCATCAGACAAATATTGGAAGGGACAAGACACTGGGCTACACTGTACAAGGTTACATGGATTAATCATTGATTCTATTGACTGAGTCCTCAAGGGACTTAATAGTATTTCATAAGAGATATGAATTAGAAAGTGAAAAGTTACAtatgagaaatagaaatgaaaggtgACAGATaatgcagaagaggaaaagactCCTAGTTTGGAGAGCTGAGGGCAGGGGAAGGTTTGTGGAGGAGATGGTGCTAAGgccttttcttcatttattcagttCAACCAAAGTGCCCACCACGTCAGTGCCAGGCATTCGTCTAGGaccaaaagaaagaattataagcAAGCAAATGCAAGAAACTGCTGTAAGTGCAAGGATAAATATCTGAACAGGGAGAGGATGGGCAGGCTGCAAGGGTGGGAGAAGAAAGTCCTGGAGAAACAGAAGAGAAGCCCAAGGCAGGATGCACAAAGCAGTCCTGGGTCATGGGCCTGGCAGGAGTTCGGCTGCAAGCTTGAATGAGGAGTCCAAGAATTGAAGATCTGAACCTAACAGGACATGGGAAGACTGAAAGGTGTGCTGGGAAGTGAAGAGGTGTACATTGTAGTTTAGGCCTACTTATGTCACAGTCAAGTTTGATGAATGTAAAGTGAGAGGGCTGAAGGCTAGCAGACAAGTTAACAGACAATTATAACTGACACTAGCACAGTAGGCCTTAATTTAGGCTAGTAACAGAGGGACCCAATAGGAATGATGAAATTTCATAGAGGAGGATGAAATGGAaaccaaaaaattatttccatctaTCTGgtattagttgtagatgaatgATTCAGGATGGGTGGCCATTATATGATACTGAAGTCCAAATGTAGCATGGAAATGCATAGTCAGTTGCACATTAGTCTCAGAGTGCTCAGGTTTCAAGGTTGATGTGTCCATTTACCTTTAACCTTGGCTCTTAAATAATTCATAATGCCTTGCCTGCCCCTAACCCTTAACACAATGTTTTTAAGTATTCAATATCTGAATTCAATTTGCATTTGAGGTCATTACAAGGATATGGGAAAACCTAGGTcggaaaacaaattttaaaagagaggaaATTTCCTACTGGTTATAGCAAACACCTcccagagaaaaaacaaaacaaaacaaaacaaaataaaaacttgcttATATGTGTATTTGGTGTCACAGATACATATTGGCATGCAGATAGAACATGATTTCTATGCCTTACTGGGATGAATAAAAAGAACACTGTTCCAACACTGAAAATAGTACATGCACCTACTATAGCCCATGGATCCGGTGTGCCTTATGAACTGGTGGCATGTCCAATATTCTGACCACTGCTTTTACCTTTAGGGAGATGATCAGAAAGAATGCTTAGATTCCAGGACCAGGCCTTGTCATTcatatttaacaaagaaaaaatggttttttttttttcatgtgatgaAGAGGTTAAAAAGCAGTTTCTTCTCTACCAGACTACTGGCATGTGTGTTCAGGCTGGTATGGCCAGTAGTATAGAAAAATGGGGACATGGCGAGTCAAATGCAAAGAAGTAGCAAATTTAATTCAGCAATTTTATTTATgcgttcatttattcattctgaaaCTATGAGGAAGAACCTTCTGGATAGAGAGGTGGTGTTGGCACACTGTGAACACACAAATGGTGCACTTTTAAATGGTTAACTGTGTGCTATGTGAATTTACCTcaaccaccacacacacacacacacatacacacacacagagagactgAAAATAGTGCaagaaagggactgggggagAAGCCAGAACCACTGGGCCTGAGGTACAGAGTTAGGTGCTGGGTATAGAGaagtaagaaaacagaaatgtgtTCTGTCTTTGCAGATCTTTAACCCAGTAGGGAAGCAGatgccaaaatatataaaatatataaatatataaaaatagaagagaggacAGAGTGTGTGTGATAGAAATAACAGTGCAGGGGAAATTACTTAGACAGGTGGCCAGGAAAGTCCTCTGTGAAAAGTCGACTATTAAGTGAGCCATGATAGAGAGGGTGGAGCCCAGAATGGTAGATGCCAGATGGAGGGATAAAGAAGTCAACCTGGGCTACCATGGTGCTGCGGAATGGGGGTCAAGAGAGGGTGACTGACCATGAACAGGAAGGTGGGCTGGCATGGAGACCGCATGATACGATTGTGGGTGGCTAGAAAGGGGCTTGGGGAAGGCATGGTGCAGGAGGgcttttgcaaaaagaaaatctGCTCATGGTCAGACACAGAGAAGATGGGTAACTTTGGGGGAATCTTATTTATATCACTTCCTGCCAGGTTTCAGTAAAGATTTAAGAtggtttatttaaaacataaggtGAAAATCAGTACATGAAGAAATTGAAGTGAAAGGGAAATTcatacaggaaaaacaaaattaagaggaAGTAAAGTTCTGGTTTTAGTTAGGCCACAGATTTGGTTCTGAAGTTTCTAGCTATCTGTGCAAAGATTAAAAAAGATTGAAATAGAATCAGTAAGTGGCTTGAGACAGAGGTGGGAGTATGGATGGAGCAGAGAGAACAGACAGCGATTTACCTTGTCATGAATTTGACAAattagaataacaacaaaaaattactaCCTTGAACTGTAGGAATGGTTTCCTCATAGGTTCTCAAAATCATCTGCAAATAGTATTGAATAAAGCTTGTTAATTCTCTATAAGTTTTCACCCACTATAGAATATGCCTATGGCTCTTCTTGCTGATGTCTAAAAGGACATTTCTACATAAGATATCAACTTAGCTTTGAGTTGTTGATTGAACATAGTGTTTGTGTGGGGAGGGGCGAGTGCAGGGATTAATAATCAGATAGCTGTTCCTACACAAACATCCAGGGAGGGTCCTCTGCCCAGGAAAGTTTGCTTCTGGATGAAGTCTTTGAAAGGTCACACTTGGAACAGTGCAGGAGGAAGGGGCCATCTGCCAAGTCAGGATGACCCAAAGTCTCCCAGGCCTCCCTCCATGCAGCTCCATGTGATAATCATGTCATATTACTTTCTGTGTCAGGGacaaatgtgtgtggaaaagcaCTGCATGACAGAGCCCAGAAGCTTGAAATTATTGGACAGTTCCAAATCTTAAGATGTAAGGAACACCTCTCTCTTACGATGCCCACAGACATTCACACCCACTGAGTTATGGCCTGGCAGTACTATGTCATTCTCTCATTTCCGAAAATGTGGTCAAGACATGTTCTACGTAAAGACATTCCACTGAGTTCCCTAGTAAAGTCGCCACTTTGTGCTAACTAATGAGGAAAAACAGCAAGAAAGTGAAAATTGAACCTTATTAAACAAGCAGAACCCAGCTAGGCTCACTCATGGCTTCTGAACCACCTTCACTCAGCTCTGTCACTCCCGAGGGCTTGGCCATCACTGCCTTCTTTCTATCATTACTGTCATTAATTTTGCAATTGCTGGAACTTGCCTTTTCTGTACCCAACCCCAAAGCAGAGGCTCTCGTCTTCTCCCTCTGCCTTAAGCCCTAACCCCAGATGGTGTTAGGAGTCAGTCCCGTGGGCTCAGGTGTAGggaagggaatgaggggaagtgagcattttctctctttcttgctctcatttctctctctttcactcttgttttttccttttcttattctgggacagaaaggaagggagggagggaagcaggcGAAGGGGACAAAAGTCAGCCTGGTAGTGTGGGAAGCAGAATGAGGGATTGCAAGTGTGGCTGGGGACCCGACTCAAATCCTGCCGTCCCTAGCTCTGGGAACCAGCTCAAGTTATTTTGCTGATCTGaacttccatttctttatctatttaaaaatgcatatggCCTGGTGCAGttgtgcacgcctgtaatcccagcagctcaggaggctcagcaacttagtgaggccctaagcaacttagcgctagactgtcttaaaaaaaaaggctggggatgtagctcagtggttatgctcctcccctgggttcaatccctggtaccaaaaagcaaagcaaaacaacacaaaatgtgtgtgtgtgtgtgcgtgtgtgtgtgtgtgtgtgtgtgtgtgtgtgtgtataaagccATGATTCCTTCCTCACAGAGCTGCTGTgaggattcaatgagataatGCACAAAACAGGTTGCTTActggaaataaaatgtttaacccATACATCTGAACATGAGGGGGTGTTCCTTCCCCACTCTGCCTCCACCTTCCATGAACTCCCTGTGCTTCTCTCTCCTCTCGTTGGTGTCAGGGAGAGGGAGAATTGCAGGAGCCAACATGTAAAATCCACCTCTGCTACTTCTCTGGTCTCCCCACTGTTGCTCCCCATTCCAGAAGACTCCTTAGTCTCCAGGTGTCTACACCGGTTCCGAGTCTCTCCCCGTTGCTGGGTCTTGTCCTGCCCTCCAGCCACCAGATCCCAGGGACTTTGAAGTTCCATTTCTGAGGTTCCTCTAGAACCCACCGCAGCCCGAGTTTCTCCTGGCATTTGGCCTGGGAGCAGTCATTGCCATTTGGAGCGATGGAATCACAGCTGCTCAGTACagctgtggggggaggggcagccAGGCCACATTTCCAGGGTGGGCACAGTGCAGGTGTGTTCCTAGGCCGCCCAGGTGGAAATACAATTTCATTTCCTATGGAAATAGCGTCATGGTGATATCTGAACTTGACTTTGTCTCTCTTCTCCGTGTGCTCCCGGTCAGAACTTGCATGTGGTGATGTCTCAGGCCCCTTCCAGCTCTGACATGGTGTGAGTCTTATTCTAAAGTTAGAAACCCACTTAGATACTGTGCACCAGACAATAGACTTTACCAACAGGTCTAAAACACATCCTCCTCCTACTCTGGGAGTTCCCCAGAATGTCTTTAAATACAAATAGTATTGTTTTGATATTTGTGCTCTCATCTGAcatttttagcaaatatttttaaatgccctcTAACAGTGAAGGGAGCAACCAGAAAAGAAATTGATTCAATTGAAGTCACAGTGCCAAAAGTAAAATTAATCACATTTAGTAAAATTAACTATTAGCTAACCCAATGTTTCTGCTAGAGATCCTTCAAGCAACTTATAAAAATAggtatatttttgtaatttgtcACTTAACTGTGAACTGAGATATCTTCACTTTTGGTTCTTAAAGtatctctttttccctcttcctttctttcttcatctctgtgtgcatgcataaataaatatgtatttaattccAGAGAGCAATAATATGGGAAGCATAAAAGACACCATTATTTGGCCTCCTTTGTCTTCTGaatgaagaccaaaaaaaaaaaaaaaaaaaaaaaaatcacacaacttCTTTATTACAGGAAGACCTTGAAGACATTGCCttgtctgtgcctcagtttccacaagtAAGATTAAAAGTTTAGACAGAGGAGGAGGCTTTGGGGTATACCAGGAATCAGCCAGGACCTATCTATCGTTTTGTGCTCTGCCactttttcctagttctgtgaatttgggggaaaatactTAAacactctgggcctcagtttcttcttttgcaaATTGCAGAGTCTAGTCTAGATAACTTAAGCATTCCTCCTCCTCTGACCTTGAGAACCTGTGAGTGAGGTCACCTACCTTTCTGACAAACTGGCGTAGTTGCCACTTTCCTTGCCAGCAGGGGCTGTTCATAGCATCTTCATCAGCGGGATCCCAAAAACTGTCATCTTCCTTTAAGAAACAGGCAACGACACTTTTGAAGTACTTGTCCTGCATCTGGGTTGAGATGGAATAAACACAATGTTATATGCAACAGCTTTGTGCTTTTCTCCAACTGGAAGTTAAAACAGTAGAAACCAATGACAGATTCAGAGAAGCTTTAGCACCTCAGATAAAAGTAGACATGCTGTCCTTTGTTCTTTGGCTAAAACCAAGCAGTCGAATATAGGGGAAAGGCTGTGACACATATCAGGCATCCTGGGTCATGGTGCCGTCCCTGACTCCATCACTAAGTAGCTGTGTGTCTCTCCACAATGCTCCCACTCTTCCTTCCCTGTGTGCTCCTCATCAGAGCTTTGTCGGTGGTGAGGTCTTAGGTCCCTTCCAGCTCTGTCGTGGGGTGGATCTCATTCTAAAGTTGGAAACCCACCTAGATACAGAATAGGCAATGAAGTCAGTTTGAATTCCAGCATCCTAAACACAAATTAGTCAGACCCTTTGATGTATGGGCAATCCTCTTTTTCTTAATCAGAACCCAGGTGGCTGAGTAGATTCTGTTATTGATGTGATTTCTGCTCCTCTGGGTGGCATTGTCTGGACCTGTTCCAGAAATCTGCATGATGCCTCATTAGATGTTTACACTAGCGGGGGACCTCTCTGCAGAGACTTGAAATGCCGTATGAAGGTTTGCTCTTCCTTCTGATTGAGAGTAAATATAGTAGCCAGATCATTGTCAACAAAGTCCTCACCCTTGTCAACAAATCCTTGCTAGAtgttacaaacacacacacacacacacacacacacacacacaccccccaaaCCATGCAGAACATTCCAGGCTGTTATgtgattaagaaaacaaaagtgtttttttcccctttctttcccttttggttttatttccctAACAATTGAGACTTAAGAGATGttatttccttattaaaaaaattagttgagTTACCTTTATctgggaaaataattatttttatctgttatttGAACTTAGGGTACCACAATGCTTGAAGGAACAATCAAATTTAATGACAATCtgttaatttatatataaaacaatctcattaaaaaaaaaaaaacaatttcactgTTTTATGTCTCAGTCATGTACCCTTTGGATTTTTGATCAAGGTCCCTCAAGTACAAAGGTACAGATTCGAGTTAATTAATTCCTTCCACATTCCCTAGTATTGAacactttacttttaaaaaaacatcttttattttctttctttctttttcttttcttttcttttttggtaaaagaatttgggactgaacccaggggtgcttaaccattgagtcacatgcccaggcctttttactttttatttggagacagggtctccctaagttgcttagaccctcactaagttgctaaggctggtattgaacttgcaatcctcctgcctcagcctcctgtttttctttattttttaaactataagaaAAGAACTTTGGGggttgggactgtagctc comes from the Sciurus carolinensis chromosome 9, mSciCar1.2, whole genome shotgun sequence genome and includes:
- the Tnfsf10 gene encoding tumor necrosis factor ligand superfamily member 10 isoform X1 produces the protein MAMLQTGGVSSPGQSCVLILIFTVLLQSLCVAVTYIYFTNELKQMQDKYFKSVVACFLKEDDSFWDPADEDAMNSPCWQGKWQLRQFVRKMILRTYEETIPTVQEKQGSISSLERRPQRVAAHITGTTRRSSTFLDPGSKSEKALGQKIKSWESSRKGHSFLRNFHLRNGELVIHQTGLYYIYSQTYFRFQEIEETSGAISKETRKKSKQLVQYIYKCTDYPDPILLMKSARNSCWSKDSEYGLYSIYQGGMYELKENDRIFVSVTNEHLIDLDQEASFFGAFLID
- the Tnfsf10 gene encoding tumor necrosis factor ligand superfamily member 10 isoform X3 → MPGETRAAVGSRGTSEMELQSPWDLVAGGQDKTQQRGETRNRCRHLETKESSGMGSNSGETREVAEMILRTYEETIPTVQEKQGSISSLERRPQRVAAHITGTTRRSSTFLDPGSKSEKALGQKIKSWESSRKGHSFLRNFHLRNGELVIHQTGLYYIYSQTYFRFQEIEETSGAISKETRKKSKQLVQYIYKCTDYPDPILLMKSARNSCWSKDSEYGLYSIYQGGMYELKENDRIFVSVTNEHLIDLDQEASFFGAFLID
- the Tnfsf10 gene encoding tumor necrosis factor ligand superfamily member 10 isoform X2 translates to MPDMCHSLSPIFDCLVLAKEQRTACLLLSEMQDKYFKSVVACFLKEDDSFWDPADEDAMNSPCWQGKWQLRQFVRKMILRTYEETIPTVQEKQGSISSLERRPQRVAAHITGTTRRSSTFLDPGSKSEKALGQKIKSWESSRKGHSFLRNFHLRNGELVIHQTGLYYIYSQTYFRFQEIEETSGAISKETRKKSKQLVQYIYKCTDYPDPILLMKSARNSCWSKDSEYGLYSIYQGGMYELKENDRIFVSVTNEHLIDLDQEASFFGAFLID